In Candidatus Neomarinimicrobiota bacterium, the following are encoded in one genomic region:
- a CDS encoding acetyl-CoA C-acyltransferase gives MDYPEVVITSFARTPVGSFLGSLASVTAPQLGSVAIAAAIERSRLEPEQVEEVIMGHVLTAGVGQAPARQAALGAGLPNNVETLTVNKVCGSGLKAVMLAAQAIQTGDARVIVAGGMESMSNVPYYLGGLRQGVRMGSRELIDGMVHDGLWDVYNLIHMGSCAEICVRERNITRERQDEYAVRSYKRALAAQDGGIFDQEIVPVAVPQRKGEPLWVNRDEEPGRVDFDKIPTLKPVFDKDGTITAANASSINDGAAAVVVMSRSRAEELGVAPVARIVGQAAAAQAPEWFPTAPAKAIGKLLKKTGRSLSDIDLFEVNEAFAVVALVALDELKLDPEKVNIHGGAVALGHPIGASGARILVTLLSAMEQRDARRGLAAICIGGGEAAAVIVERI, from the coding sequence ATGGACTACCCGGAAGTCGTTATCACCTCATTTGCCCGCACCCCCGTCGGGTCCTTTTTAGGCAGCCTGGCGTCCGTAACAGCGCCGCAGCTGGGATCGGTGGCGATTGCCGCTGCCATTGAGCGCAGCCGCCTGGAACCGGAGCAGGTGGAAGAGGTGATCATGGGGCACGTTCTCACCGCCGGTGTGGGACAGGCGCCGGCCCGGCAGGCCGCCCTGGGAGCGGGATTGCCGAACAATGTTGAAACCCTGACCGTCAACAAGGTCTGCGGGTCGGGCCTGAAAGCGGTCATGCTGGCTGCCCAGGCCATCCAGACCGGTGATGCCCGGGTGATCGTGGCCGGCGGCATGGAGAGCATGAGCAACGTGCCTTACTACCTGGGCGGCCTGAGGCAGGGGGTCCGGATGGGCAGCCGGGAGCTCATCGACGGTATGGTTCATGACGGCCTCTGGGACGTGTATAACCTGATTCATATGGGCAGCTGTGCCGAGATCTGTGTCCGGGAGCGCAATATCACCCGCGAGCGGCAAGATGAATATGCCGTTCGGTCCTACAAGCGGGCATTGGCGGCCCAGGATGGCGGCATCTTTGATCAGGAGATCGTTCCAGTTGCAGTGCCGCAACGGAAAGGTGAGCCGTTGTGGGTGAACAGGGATGAAGAGCCCGGGCGGGTGGATTTCGATAAGATACCTACCCTGAAGCCGGTCTTTGATAAGGATGGGACCATCACCGCCGCCAACGCCAGTTCGATCAACGATGGCGCCGCCGCCGTGGTGGTCATGTCCCGATCCCGGGCCGAGGAGCTGGGCGTCGCGCCGGTGGCCCGCATAGTAGGTCAGGCCGCAGCGGCCCAGGCACCGGAGTGGTTCCCTACCGCTCCGGCCAAAGCTATCGGCAAGCTGCTGAAAAAAACCGGCCGGTCACTGAGCGATATCGATCTGTTCGAGGTCAACGAGGCCTTTGCCGTGGTGGCCCTGGTAGCCCTCGACGAGCTGAAACTGGACCCGGAGAAGGTTAATATCCACGGGGGGGCGGTGGCCCTGGGTCATCCCATCGGCGCTTCCGGGGCCCGCATCCTGGTAACGCTCCTAAGCGCCATGGAGCAGCGGGATGCCCGTCGCGGCCTGGCAGCCATCTGCATCGGCGGCGGGGAGGCGGCCGCGGTCATCGTGGAACGAATCTAG
- a CDS encoding 3-hydroxybutyryl-CoA dehydrogenase has translation MSQNITSPEENLSDIAVIGAGTMGNGIAHVCAQHGHQVTMVDVEEELLQRGMRTIAKNLGRQVAKEILTQDEADATLKRIRTTTKLAQVKGSNLVVEAVSEDTDLKLRIFKDLDGICPPETILASNTSSISITLIGAATQRPEKVIGMHFMNPVPVMKLVEVIRGHDTSDETHATVVALAGELGKTPVTVNDYPGFIANRVLMPMINEAVFCLMEGVAEREAIDEVMKLGMNHPLGPLALADLIGLDVCLSIMEVLHRELGDDKYRPCPLLRRMVAAGHLGRKTGRGFYNYQA, from the coding sequence ATGTCACAAAACATCACATCTCCCGAAGAAAACCTTTCGGACATTGCCGTAATCGGGGCCGGTACCATGGGCAATGGTATCGCCCACGTCTGTGCCCAGCATGGCCATCAGGTTACCATGGTGGACGTGGAGGAGGAGCTTCTCCAGCGGGGAATGAGAACCATCGCGAAGAACCTCGGTCGCCAAGTGGCCAAGGAGATCCTGACCCAGGACGAAGCCGACGCCACCTTGAAGCGCATCCGGACCACCACCAAGCTGGCCCAGGTGAAGGGATCGAACCTGGTGGTGGAGGCCGTCTCCGAAGACACTGACCTCAAACTCCGGATCTTCAAAGACCTCGACGGCATCTGTCCACCTGAGACCATCCTCGCTTCCAACACCTCCTCAATTTCTATCACTCTTATTGGTGCTGCCACCCAGCGGCCCGAGAAGGTCATCGGCATGCACTTCATGAACCCGGTGCCGGTGATGAAGCTGGTGGAGGTCATCCGTGGCCACGACACCAGTGATGAGACCCACGCGACGGTGGTGGCGCTGGCCGGGGAGCTGGGCAAAACGCCGGTGACCGTAAACGACTACCCCGGGTTTATCGCCAACCGGGTGCTGATGCCGATGATCAACGAAGCGGTCTTTTGCCTGATGGAGGGAGTGGCTGAGCGGGAGGCTATCGACGAGGTTATGAAGCTGGGTATGAACCACCCCCTGGGGCCTCTGGCCCTGGCGGACCTCATCGGCCTGGATGTCTGCCTGAGCATCATGGAGGTCCTGCATCGCGAGCTGGGCGACGACAAGTACCGCCCCTGTCCGCTGCTGCGCCGGATGGTGGCTGCCGGGCACCTGGGTCGCAAGACGGGGCGGGGATTTTATAATTATCAAGCATAA
- a CDS encoding PhoH family protein, with translation MVKHTFDIQDTDPLLLFGVNDRHLQILTAAFEAQLIARGGRITIEGAKEEVQRVEQVLRDMIITINRKGALTPEDVSALVKVSIDGKAGPPQRDMPVIVYTPKGEVTPRTQGQLRYYEAMLENDIVFSVGPAGTGKTYMAVAIAVAALKSRQVDRLILCRPAVEAGERLGFLPGDLKEKIDPYLTPLYDALQDMLPYDKLRSYLEQRIIEIAPLAYMRGRTLSSAYVILDEAQNATSMQMKMFLTRLGINSKAIITGDITQIDLPPSEESGCIQAMHILEGIDGIAFCRLDERDVVRHRLVKDILKAYQGHVAS, from the coding sequence ATTGTGAAACACACTTTCGACATCCAGGATACCGATCCGCTCCTGCTTTTCGGCGTCAATGACCGGCACCTGCAGATTCTCACGGCGGCCTTTGAGGCCCAGTTGATAGCCCGGGGCGGCCGCATCACCATTGAGGGCGCCAAAGAGGAGGTCCAACGGGTGGAGCAGGTCCTCAGGGACATGATCATCACCATCAACCGCAAGGGGGCGCTGACGCCGGAGGACGTGTCAGCGCTGGTGAAGGTATCGATTGACGGGAAGGCCGGTCCCCCTCAAAGGGACATGCCGGTGATCGTCTACACCCCCAAGGGAGAGGTGACCCCGCGCACCCAGGGGCAGCTGCGCTATTACGAGGCCATGCTCGAGAACGATATCGTGTTCTCCGTAGGACCTGCCGGGACAGGCAAGACCTACATGGCCGTGGCCATAGCAGTGGCAGCCCTTAAATCCCGGCAGGTGGACCGGCTCATCCTGTGCCGACCGGCCGTCGAAGCGGGGGAACGGCTCGGTTTCCTGCCCGGTGATCTGAAAGAGAAAATTGATCCCTACCTCACGCCCCTGTACGACGCCCTACAGGACATGCTGCCCTACGACAAACTGCGCAGCTATCTGGAGCAGCGGATCATCGAGATCGCGCCCCTGGCCTATATGCGGGGCCGGACCCTCAGCAGCGCCTACGTCATCCTGGACGAAGCCCAGAACGCCACTTCCATGCAGATGAAAATGTTCCTCACCCGTCTGGGTATCAATTCCAAGGCCATCATCACCGGTGATATCACCCAGATTGACCTGCCTCCCAGTGAAGAGTCCGGCTGTATCCAGGCCATGCACATCCTGGAGGGGATTGACGGCATCGCCTTCTGTCGCCTCGATGAGCGGGATGTGGTGCGCCACCGGCTGGTAAAGGATATTCTCAAAGCCTATCAGGGGCACGTGGCCAGCTGA